A single Filimonas effusa DNA region contains:
- a CDS encoding glycosyl hydrolase, producing MKKKLLLTSLLSLYCLSKLLAQMPNLPTKATLGNTLLSSKTITSATQVDTVMYPRTLTDYTIEVKAKITSVTGRGLDIEGRNNAFQGFRVSLADTAFRWSTPLNALQSLSTPAAGQDQVIRIAVKNDSAYIFHNGAYIKVNPLTAINDIVNGVETSAGITKDSINLIAGWAGTATNNAGKPGDYGWGYTGTTVTNLFNTANGTSGVRYTDVNATVNTHTLDGNTYNGRLLFLRWDGNTTSGTVYNYPVVLEANTTYDFSLLHAYFSNATGARTITAGIGKTTGIAGRIASHQFVTSGTKTLKREEFVFTSQEAGTYYITINGDWGLFTVGELSLNKIIGGARLVIGKNYPNGAVNMQITSITCDDGAYAPTTLLTGALQNVTISGKVVSRIPATNTNFIVPGKTDFHLTGDYAPFINGTVALNSPDAWLFFDNVKPAVVLSKWMGNISINGAPAANNANVRVAIYKNGAVVIPEGNLVSARAMEIFTQPNLAGTTKQLEIQTYHNNLAAFDNKIRSFILRRGYMATVANNSDGSGYSRVFIANDSDLVVNNMPSGLDTSISFIRIFKWDWESKKGWAGGGTPVDQVNATWFYDWNIGGTPTADHNYVMIRQNGGWPSWEDIRAKQGVNSLSGFNEPDQAEQANMTVDQCIAQWPDMMKSGQRIGSPSPANPTSSWLSSFIGKCDELNYRVDYVTIHCYWNSLTPQGWYNRLKSIYDVVKRPLWITEWNNGANWTGESWPSDENAAFQKQLTDLKGILQVLDTTSFVERYAIYNWVENKRAMVLADTLTPAGKYYAANRSDLAFKTAQEFTHQWHLVAPRIDTSINADDFFKVTLSFKDLNGELGSKYILERLIDGRDTGYTAVSTYTGYAVSGTLTFTDSVYAKASYRVKAYNKAGTQFVSSAVMIVSRDLTPVAPVSLTGTVLSSTRISLSWNAGAYARAYNLKRSLNANGPFTTVLPRTRSFSFTDTALAAGTTYYYIVTSLNSAGESANSTVLQITTNDLVAPAAVMNPRAASGDAKAILTWDFIYDAKYEIARSTTLNGTYAVIATDVDALRFEDLNRTNGTAYYYKIAAYNAAGRSTQTTSLVATPVLGQHLHIGFNEATGTVAADDWGGYHATLFNNATWTNGKENTPGAVSLVKASSSYMQLASGVVSTINNFTIAAWIKLPANQGNNTRLFDFGNGTSTFMVFVPRTGTSVRYKITCATGTYDRYIPFEIPLDTWVHVAISQQGNIFKFYANGELKYSDSAATVKPADMGITTQNFLGRSQFSADAYSDHTYDDFRIYNYALSDQNINDLVNNNTLLVSARSVMNLDDTVKQKTNDNNASIQLYPNPARTYVKVAGLDSRVVNHYSLFSVSGNRIAAGIVKGGTIQLPANLPVGNYIVQITDRTRILATRQIIIIH from the coding sequence CTGCCCACAAAAGCAACCCTTGGCAATACCTTGCTCTCCTCGAAAACAATCACCAGCGCTACCCAGGTAGATACGGTCATGTATCCCCGGACACTCACTGATTACACCATCGAAGTAAAAGCAAAAATTACCTCCGTAACCGGCAGAGGCCTCGATATTGAAGGACGGAATAACGCATTCCAGGGCTTCCGGGTATCCCTTGCCGATACTGCCTTCCGTTGGAGCACTCCCTTAAATGCACTGCAGTCGCTTTCAACTCCCGCTGCCGGACAAGACCAGGTGATCCGCATAGCAGTAAAGAACGATTCCGCCTATATCTTTCACAACGGCGCATACATAAAGGTCAATCCCCTGACGGCGATAAACGATATCGTTAACGGTGTTGAAACAAGCGCAGGCATCACGAAAGATAGTATAAACCTGATCGCCGGCTGGGCAGGAACCGCCACCAATAATGCCGGGAAACCAGGCGATTACGGATGGGGATACACCGGCACTACCGTAACAAACCTGTTTAATACGGCAAACGGCACCAGTGGCGTAAGATATACCGATGTAAACGCCACCGTTAACACCCACACCCTGGATGGCAATACCTATAATGGCCGCCTGCTCTTTTTACGCTGGGATGGAAATACAACTTCCGGCACCGTGTACAACTATCCGGTTGTGCTGGAAGCCAATACGACCTACGATTTTTCACTTTTACACGCCTATTTTTCAAATGCCACAGGCGCAAGAACAATTACTGCTGGCATTGGAAAAACAACCGGCATCGCCGGCCGCATCGCCTCACACCAGTTTGTCACCAGCGGAACCAAAACCTTAAAAAGAGAAGAATTCGTGTTCACCTCGCAGGAGGCCGGCACTTATTATATTACCATCAATGGCGATTGGGGACTGTTTACGGTGGGAGAACTGTCGCTTAATAAAATTATAGGAGGCGCCCGCCTGGTCATTGGTAAAAACTACCCCAATGGCGCAGTAAATATGCAGATCACCTCCATCACCTGCGACGATGGTGCTTACGCGCCAACAACGCTCTTGACCGGCGCATTACAAAATGTAACTATTTCAGGGAAGGTGGTAAGTCGTATTCCCGCAACGAATACAAATTTTATAGTGCCCGGGAAAACCGATTTTCATCTCACAGGCGATTATGCGCCATTTATAAATGGCACTGTAGCACTCAACTCCCCGGACGCATGGCTGTTTTTCGATAATGTGAAGCCCGCTGTTGTATTGTCGAAATGGATGGGTAATATAAGTATTAACGGCGCCCCGGCTGCTAACAACGCCAACGTGCGCGTTGCCATTTATAAGAACGGCGCCGTGGTTATACCTGAAGGAAACCTGGTATCCGCCCGCGCAATGGAAATTTTCACCCAGCCCAACCTGGCAGGAACTACAAAACAACTCGAAATTCAAACCTACCATAACAACCTGGCCGCTTTCGATAATAAGATCCGCTCTTTTATCCTGCGACGCGGTTATATGGCTACCGTTGCCAACAATAGCGACGGCTCCGGGTATAGCCGGGTTTTTATAGCCAATGATAGCGACCTGGTCGTCAATAATATGCCTTCGGGCCTCGACACCTCCATATCTTTCATCCGCATTTTTAAATGGGATTGGGAAAGTAAAAAAGGCTGGGCCGGAGGAGGCACACCGGTAGACCAGGTGAATGCAACCTGGTTTTACGACTGGAATATCGGCGGTACACCAACTGCCGATCACAACTATGTTATGATCCGGCAAAATGGCGGCTGGCCTTCCTGGGAAGATATCCGCGCAAAACAAGGCGTGAACTCCCTGTCGGGTTTCAACGAACCCGATCAGGCCGAACAGGCTAATATGACAGTGGACCAGTGTATCGCGCAATGGCCGGATATGATGAAGTCCGGGCAACGTATCGGATCGCCTTCACCTGCCAATCCAACAAGTAGCTGGTTGTCTTCTTTTATCGGCAAATGCGACGAACTGAATTACAGGGTCGACTATGTCACGATCCACTGCTATTGGAATAGCCTTACACCGCAAGGCTGGTACAACAGGCTGAAAAGCATTTACGACGTTGTGAAAAGACCGCTTTGGATAACCGAATGGAACAATGGCGCCAACTGGACAGGTGAATCCTGGCCTTCCGATGAAAACGCCGCTTTCCAAAAACAACTGACCGACCTCAAAGGCATCTTACAGGTGCTGGATACTACATCCTTTGTGGAAAGATATGCGATCTACAACTGGGTGGAAAACAAGCGGGCAATGGTTCTTGCAGATACGCTTACGCCCGCAGGGAAATATTATGCCGCCAACAGGTCAGATCTGGCGTTTAAAACTGCTCAGGAGTTCACTCACCAGTGGCACCTTGTGGCGCCGCGTATAGATACTTCCATTAATGCGGATGACTTCTTCAAAGTAACGCTCTCATTTAAAGACCTCAACGGCGAACTGGGTTCTAAATATATACTCGAACGTTTGATCGATGGTCGCGATACCGGCTATACTGCTGTAAGCACCTATACAGGGTATGCCGTTTCAGGCACTTTAACTTTTACAGATAGTGTTTACGCAAAAGCAAGCTATCGGGTGAAAGCTTACAATAAAGCAGGCACCCAGTTTGTTTCTTCCGCGGTAATGATCGTTAGCAGAGACCTCACGCCGGTAGCCCCTGTTAGCCTTACAGGAACGGTATTATCTTCTACCCGCATCAGCTTGTCCTGGAACGCAGGCGCCTATGCCCGTGCCTACAACCTGAAACGGTCGCTTAATGCAAACGGACCTTTTACCACGGTACTGCCACGTACAAGAAGTTTCTCATTTACCGATACGGCACTTGCTGCCGGTACAACCTACTACTACATTGTCACCTCTCTTAATTCAGCAGGAGAGAGCGCTAACTCCACGGTATTGCAGATAACAACCAATGACCTGGTAGCGCCCGCCGCAGTAATGAATCCAAGGGCCGCATCGGGAGATGCAAAAGCCATTCTTACATGGGACTTCATCTACGACGCAAAATATGAGATAGCACGTTCCACCACGCTTAACGGAACATATGCTGTTATTGCTACAGATGTAGATGCCCTGCGCTTCGAAGATCTCAACAGAACCAACGGAACTGCGTACTATTACAAAATCGCCGCATATAATGCAGCAGGCCGCAGCACGCAAACTACATCGCTGGTGGCTACGCCGGTACTTGGCCAGCACCTTCATATCGGATTTAATGAAGCAACCGGCACCGTGGCTGCCGACGACTGGGGCGGGTATCACGCAACCCTGTTCAATAATGCAACCTGGACAAATGGAAAAGAGAATACGCCCGGCGCAGTATCGCTGGTAAAAGCATCCTCCTCCTATATGCAGCTGGCTTCCGGTGTGGTAAGCACCATAAACAACTTTACAATTGCTGCCTGGATTAAACTGCCGGCAAATCAGGGTAACAATACGCGGCTGTTCGACTTCGGTAACGGTACCTCTACCTTTATGGTCTTCGTTCCAAGAACCGGAACCAGTGTCAGGTATAAGATCACATGCGCCACCGGCACCTACGATCGTTATATCCCCTTCGAAATTCCGCTGGATACATGGGTACACGTCGCCATCAGCCAACAGGGAAATATCTTTAAGTTCTATGCAAATGGTGAATTGAAATATTCCGATAGCGCCGCCACAGTTAAGCCCGCCGATATGGGCATAACAACGCAAAACTTCCTCGGAAGATCCCAGTTTAGCGCCGACGCCTATAGCGATCATACTTACGATGACTTTAGGATCTATAACTATGCGTTGAGCGATCAAAACATAAACGACCTCGTAAACAACAACACATTGCTTGTTTCCGCCAGGTCTGTCATGAATCTTGACGATACCGTAAAACAAAAAACAAATGACAACAACGCATCAATTCAGCTTTATCCTAATCCTGCCCGCACTTATGTAAAAGTTGCTGGGCTGGATAGCCGGGTGGTCAATCATTATTCATTGTTCTCGGTATCCGGCAACAGAATTGCTGCAGGTATAGTGAAAGGAGGTACAATTCAATTGCCTGCCAACCTGCCTGTAGGAAACTACATTGTTCAGATCACAGACAGAACAAGGATCCTGGCCACAAGGCAAATTATTATTATACATTAA
- a CDS encoding two-component regulator propeller domain-containing protein, translating to MRRLLLCVYCLMAVSFLYSREPGATENPVIYRLGIDRGLSNNSVRCIYQDHNGFMWFGTYDGLNRYDGSSFKIFRNKLNDSTSLPHNYIYSIGEDANNNLWVGTGQGLCFFSNLTDKFSPAYYLERSTGKRRKITFNVSNVVADLNNNLVISTAGEGLLLQEARQNAAVKIPINKQGKLQYQYTSILTKDHKGNIWVFVPDFGLCLFSPATKKMQLLMTNISGVHAIRADTIGNLWIATASGLYQYNIAGRSVSYQYTSAKNELTSDNIMTLAIDSENNIWAGTEISGINIVNPATRTVKHLLPGEGRDELSSESIMSIYEDRERRQWIGTAKGGINIIDRQKKLFQPVTHDPNNRNSLINNFASSFCEDGKDKLWIGTDGGGVSIWNRQTNKYSNYKHEPVNSASLSHNAVTSIKKDYLGNIWISTYGGGINKYNPASNSFSHYVCSNPVTGRENVNVWALYEDRDKNFWATTFSSGKLYLLNRSLDKFEVFDQGLYDLISIYEDSGGALWVGNSHELIRINKKDRSFVEFEIGKPVRDIFEDSKGRFWLGTEGGGLLLFDRRSGTIKKRFSDADGLCNNSVLKILEDRAGNLWLSTFNGLARFDFNKNSFKNFYQSDGLQSNQFLYSSALKLRSGELVFGGVKGMNLFDPDSLSGRSFMPPVLLTGILINNNPLTLDRHLSVETSNQLFTKVTVPYNEAVFSFEFAALEYSSPSKINYAYMLEGWDKSWNYTNAVRTANYTNLPEGSYTLRIKSTNVEGTWNNKEAQLKIVVLPPWYRSWWAYSIYLLMTVAAVYAYQQYKNKRTRLEYEVRIAKLNADNERAEKQKSQAELQTAKAEQDRQAAALALSKAEQERSTAELEKQKVIYEAEKEINEKRLSFFTSISHEFKTPLTLIINPVKELLDQFKQNKEASNPVEAELNIVYRNARRMLNLINQLLLFRKAEADFNLPNRTNVGIFHLVQDVYLYFSQQAKSKAIDYEFDCPDKNIVCSVDRDKLEVILYNLLSNAFKYTPDHGRILLSVRFSAGQLNIKVSDNGTGIDPSIGDKLFERFYQAANAKTGFGIGLYVVKQFANAHDGDITYESEPGKGTSFFVTIAAPEVEQKEYLPQDNPAELSLLAVPENEEQVRQEAAVEEISTSPMVSGQKIILLIDDNEEIRKYLRHIFETMFKVYEAGSGEEGLKLAHLHQPDIIISDVVMQGINGIDLCKTIKDDSGLGHIPVILLTGNESAESRLKGVEGGADDYITKPFEKDLLVARVQNLLNRRTSLQKYFYNEVTLQQNTLRISQEYKEFIDRCIEIVEDHIEDDQFSIKTLAYELRMSYSKMNKKIKAISGQPANAFIRFIRLRKAAELFINANHNVSETAFMVGMKDVRYFREQFFKLFGMNPSEYIEKYRKSFGNNYSLNEKLIK from the coding sequence ATGAGAAGACTGTTATTGTGTGTGTACTGCTTAATGGCTGTAAGTTTCCTTTATTCCAGGGAACCTGGTGCAACAGAAAATCCGGTTATCTACAGGTTGGGCATCGACAGGGGATTGTCTAATAATTCTGTCAGATGTATCTATCAGGATCATAATGGCTTTATGTGGTTTGGAACATATGACGGATTGAATAGATACGATGGCTCCTCCTTTAAAATCTTCAGGAACAAACTGAATGACTCTACTTCTCTTCCGCATAACTATATCTACTCGATAGGAGAGGACGCCAATAACAACCTATGGGTAGGAACAGGGCAGGGACTTTGCTTTTTCAGCAACCTTACCGATAAATTCTCTCCCGCCTATTATCTGGAACGAAGTACCGGTAAAAGAAGGAAAATAACTTTTAACGTCAGCAATGTTGTTGCCGACTTAAACAATAACCTCGTCATAAGTACAGCAGGAGAAGGTTTGCTGCTCCAGGAAGCCCGGCAGAATGCAGCAGTAAAAATTCCGATAAATAAACAGGGAAAGCTTCAATACCAGTACACTTCTATACTTACAAAAGATCACAAGGGAAACATATGGGTCTTTGTTCCGGATTTTGGATTATGCCTGTTCTCGCCGGCTACCAAGAAAATGCAGCTCCTGATGACCAATATCAGTGGCGTTCATGCCATCAGGGCCGATACCATCGGTAACCTGTGGATAGCAACAGCTTCAGGTTTGTATCAGTATAACATCGCCGGCCGGTCTGTTTCTTACCAATATACATCAGCTAAAAATGAACTGACTTCCGACAATATCATGACGCTTGCCATCGATAGCGAAAATAATATCTGGGCAGGCACAGAGATCAGTGGTATCAATATCGTTAACCCCGCCACAAGAACTGTGAAGCATCTTTTACCCGGCGAGGGACGCGATGAACTAAGCAGCGAGTCCATCATGTCTATCTACGAAGATCGTGAACGCAGGCAATGGATTGGCACAGCCAAAGGCGGTATCAATATTATTGATCGCCAGAAAAAACTCTTCCAGCCTGTCACACATGATCCCAATAACAGGAATAGTCTTATCAATAACTTTGCATCCAGCTTTTGTGAAGATGGAAAAGATAAACTCTGGATTGGAACCGATGGGGGCGGCGTCAGTATCTGGAACAGGCAAACCAATAAGTATAGCAATTATAAACACGAACCAGTAAACAGCGCTTCGCTTAGTCATAATGCCGTAACCTCTATAAAAAAAGACTACCTGGGTAATATATGGATCAGTACTTACGGCGGAGGCATCAATAAATACAATCCCGCATCAAACTCATTTAGCCATTATGTTTGCTCAAACCCCGTGACCGGCAGGGAAAACGTGAATGTATGGGCCCTTTATGAAGACCGTGATAAAAACTTTTGGGCAACTACTTTTTCCTCGGGTAAATTGTATTTACTGAACAGGAGCCTGGATAAGTTCGAAGTCTTTGATCAGGGACTTTACGACCTTATCTCCATATACGAAGATAGCGGTGGCGCGCTTTGGGTAGGTAATTCCCATGAGCTCATCAGGATCAATAAAAAAGACAGGTCCTTCGTTGAGTTTGAAATAGGTAAACCGGTAAGGGATATTTTCGAAGACAGCAAAGGACGCTTCTGGCTGGGCACAGAAGGGGGAGGGTTGCTGCTGTTCGATCGCAGATCGGGCACCATTAAAAAACGTTTTTCTGATGCAGACGGACTATGCAATAATTCTGTCCTTAAGATCCTGGAAGATAGAGCCGGCAACCTATGGCTCAGCACATTTAACGGTTTGGCCCGGTTCGATTTCAACAAAAATAGTTTCAAGAACTTTTACCAGAGCGATGGCCTTCAAAGCAACCAGTTCCTATACAGTTCGGCATTAAAACTCCGCTCAGGCGAGTTGGTTTTTGGTGGCGTAAAAGGAATGAACCTTTTTGATCCTGATAGCTTAAGTGGCCGCTCCTTCATGCCGCCGGTATTATTAACCGGCATTTTAATCAATAACAATCCGCTCACGCTCGACCGGCATCTGTCTGTAGAGACGTCTAACCAGCTTTTTACCAAAGTAACGGTACCCTATAACGAAGCGGTGTTTTCATTTGAATTTGCCGCCCTGGAGTATTCTTCCCCAAGTAAGATCAACTATGCTTACATGCTCGAAGGCTGGGATAAATCATGGAACTACACAAACGCCGTGCGCACCGCCAACTACACGAACCTGCCGGAAGGCTCTTATACTTTGCGCATAAAATCAACCAATGTCGAAGGCACCTGGAACAACAAAGAAGCACAGCTGAAGATAGTGGTATTACCCCCATGGTACCGCTCCTGGTGGGCGTATTCAATATACTTATTAATGACAGTAGCCGCAGTATACGCCTATCAGCAGTATAAGAACAAGCGCACCAGGCTCGAGTATGAAGTAAGAATAGCAAAGCTCAATGCAGATAATGAACGTGCCGAGAAACAAAAAAGCCAGGCCGAACTGCAAACCGCTAAAGCCGAGCAGGACCGCCAGGCGGCTGCATTGGCACTGTCTAAAGCCGAACAGGAGAGGAGCACGGCAGAACTGGAAAAGCAAAAGGTGATCTATGAAGCCGAAAAGGAAATAAATGAGAAAAGACTATCCTTCTTTACAAGCATCTCCCATGAATTTAAAACGCCGCTGACATTAATTATAAACCCGGTTAAAGAACTCCTCGACCAGTTTAAACAAAACAAGGAGGCATCCAATCCGGTTGAAGCAGAACTGAATATAGTCTATCGCAATGCCCGCCGGATGTTGAACCTGATTAACCAGTTGCTGCTTTTCCGTAAAGCCGAAGCTGATTTCAACTTACCTAATCGTACTAACGTCGGCATCTTCCACCTGGTACAGGACGTTTACCTTTATTTCTCCCAGCAGGCAAAATCTAAAGCCATTGATTATGAATTCGACTGCCCGGATAAGAATATTGTATGCTCCGTTGACCGGGATAAACTGGAAGTGATATTGTATAACCTGCTTTCCAACGCGTTTAAATACACACCCGATCACGGCCGCATTTTGTTAAGCGTACGTTTCAGCGCAGGTCAGTTGAATATAAAGGTCAGCGACAACGGTACAGGTATCGATCCTTCGATCGGGGATAAACTGTTTGAACGGTTTTACCAGGCCGCGAATGCTAAAACCGGCTTCGGCATTGGTCTCTATGTGGTGAAACAGTTCGCCAATGCACATGACGGCGATATCACGTATGAAAGTGAGCCGGGTAAAGGCACCAGCTTCTTTGTTACAATTGCCGCCCCCGAAGTAGAACAAAAGGAATACCTCCCACAGGATAATCCAGCTGAGCTAAGTTTACTCGCAGTTCCCGAAAACGAGGAACAGGTGCGCCAGGAAGCCGCCGTAGAAGAAATTAGCACAAGTCCCATGGTCTCCGGGCAAAAGATCATTCTTTTAATAGATGATAACGAAGAGATCAGGAAATACCTCCGCCATATTTTCGAAACAATGTTTAAGGTTTATGAAGCCGGAAGTGGAGAAGAAGGTTTAAAACTTGCACACCTGCATCAGCCGGACATCATTATTAGCGACGTGGTAATGCAGGGTATCAACGGAATTGATCTTTGTAAAACAATTAAAGACGATAGCGGTCTCGGCCATATTCCCGTTATTCTATTAACAGGCAACGAATCTGCCGAAAGCAGGCTTAAAGGTGTAGAAGGCGGCGCAGATGATTACATTACCAAACCTTTTGAAAAAGACCTGCTCGTGGCAAGGGTGCAAAACCTTTTAAACAGGCGCACAAGCCTTCAGAAATACTTCTACAACGAGGTCACGCTCCAGCAGAATACACTACGCATTTCACAGGAATACAAGGAATTTATCGACCGCTGTATCGAAATCGTGGAAGATCATATTGAAGATGACCAGTTTTCGATTAAAACACTCGCTTACGAACTAAGAATGAGTTACTCGAAAATGAATAAAAAGATCAAAGCCATCTCCGGCCAGCCTGCTAACGCCTTTATCCGGTTCATCCGGTTGCGTAAAGCGGCAGAGCTTTTTATTAATGCGAATCATAATGTAAGCGAAACCGCCTTTATGGTAGGCATGAAGGATGTCAGGTATTTCAGAGAGCAGTTTTTTAAGCTCTTTGGCATGAATCCATCCGAGTATATCGAAAAATACAGGAAGAGTTTCGGTAACAATTATAGTCTCAACGAAAAGCTGATTAAATAA